The Deinococcus sp. Marseille-Q6407 genome has a window encoding:
- a CDS encoding DinB family protein, protein MAHSDLPHPDPLRSHLSALLSQPQAHATLAQVLDGFPLARINERPGDLPYSAFEVLWHLRFTQRDLLNYLSAGTYSAPEWPADYWPHRDGSKEEWQAQADAYAADQAAVLALLDSAPNLYAPVPHAQDASHTVLRSLLLIADHTAYHVGQLALLKRLLGGGDSQG, encoded by the coding sequence ATGGCACACTCAGACTTGCCGCATCCGGACCCGCTGCGTTCTCACCTGTCTGCCCTGCTCAGCCAGCCGCAGGCCCATGCCACTCTGGCGCAGGTGCTGGACGGCTTTCCGCTGGCGCGTATCAATGAGCGGCCCGGCGACCTACCCTACTCGGCTTTCGAGGTGCTGTGGCACCTGCGGTTCACCCAGCGCGACCTGCTGAATTACCTCAGCGCTGGGACCTACTCGGCCCCCGAGTGGCCGGCGGATTACTGGCCGCACCGGGACGGCAGCAAAGAAGAATGGCAGGCGCAGGCCGACGCTTATGCGGCCGACCAGGCCGCTGTGCTGGCCCTGCTGGACAGTGCGCCCAACCTGTATGCCCCGGTGCCGCACGCACAGGATGCCAGCCACACCGTGTTGCGCTCGCTGCTGCTCATCGCCGACCACACCGCCTACCACGTGGGGCAGCTGGCCCTGCTCAAGCGGCTGCTGGGCGGCGGGGATTCGCAAGGCTGA
- a CDS encoding alpha/beta hydrolase, with the protein MGFSRADLGAGIPGAAAKTRRLLVAPPGTEQADMPQLSPKVCRLASVPLDPLPFPALVVSSSDDPVVSPAWAEAFAALGRPAVCSGAAGP; encoded by the coding sequence GTGGGGTTCTCCCGTGCTGACCTGGGTGCGGGCATACCCGGTGCCGCGGCGAAGACGCGGCGCCTTCTGGTTGCTCCACCCGGCACCGAGCAGGCGGACATGCCGCAGCTGTCTCCCAAGGTGTGCCGCCTGGCCTCAGTGCCGCTGGACCCGCTCCCGTTCCCGGCGCTGGTCGTATCCAGTTCTGACGACCCGGTGGTGTCGCCTGCCTGGGCTGAAGCATTTGCGGCGCTGGGAAGGCCGGCAGTGTGTTCTGGCGCTGCCGGCCCTTAG
- a CDS encoding class I SAM-dependent methyltransferase, producing the protein MPHDPTLFLGTAPYYVRFRPPYPEALFGFLSERFGLTSGSRVLDLGCGPGLLAFPLARRVAQVVAADPDKDMLSAGAQQAAAQGLSNLRWLPAPAEALPAGLGPFRLATIGDAFHWMDRPAVLERLHALTEPGGGVALVGNRSMYGESGSPAVREAIAQTLSEFLGPHRRAGARTYQPPATAHEAVIEASAFGSYERWSIGWEETWSVQRVVGFQHSASFAAPHLLGSRLEAFDRALTARLEAAVNGSGQVLAGREVTALVLSR; encoded by the coding sequence ATGCCTCATGACCCCACCCTGTTTCTGGGCACGGCGCCGTATTACGTGCGTTTTCGCCCGCCCTACCCTGAAGCGCTCTTCGGGTTTTTATCAGAGCGGTTTGGTCTGACCTCGGGCAGCCGGGTGCTGGACCTGGGCTGTGGGCCCGGTTTGCTGGCTTTTCCGCTGGCGCGGCGGGTGGCCCAGGTGGTCGCGGCTGACCCGGACAAGGACATGCTAAGTGCTGGAGCGCAGCAGGCAGCGGCGCAGGGCCTAAGTAACCTCCGGTGGCTGCCCGCTCCTGCCGAGGCGCTTCCCGCCGGACTGGGGCCCTTCCGCCTGGCGACCATTGGCGACGCCTTTCACTGGATGGACCGGCCAGCGGTGCTTGAGCGGCTGCATGCCCTGACGGAGCCGGGCGGCGGCGTGGCGCTGGTGGGCAACCGCAGTATGTACGGCGAGTCGGGGAGCCCGGCGGTCAGAGAGGCCATCGCGCAAACTTTGAGCGAGTTCCTGGGGCCCCACAGGCGTGCCGGAGCCAGAACCTACCAGCCGCCGGCCACCGCCCACGAGGCCGTAATTGAGGCTTCAGCCTTTGGCAGCTACGAGCGCTGGAGCATTGGCTGGGAAGAGACTTGGTCGGTGCAGCGCGTGGTGGGCTTTCAGCATTCAGCTTCGTTTGCGGCGCCCCATCTGCTTGGAAGCCGCCTGGAAGCATTTGACCGCGCCCTGACGGCCCGCCTGGAGGCTGCAGTGAACGGCAGCGGGCAGGTGCTGGCCGGCCGTGAGGTGACGGCGCTGGTGCTGAGCCGCTGA
- a CDS encoding ATP-binding protein translates to MTDFDLAAPALHHPAQNIGLVMGTEDATPTGFWFAVLPGASVQMDDLVAVQTTKPDGSPVRFFGIVDHVRTRHEGVKFDSDVQDVIQGILPASVSYAARVLVTRVDPEDFIPPQPGDPVRHAVGEELALALSADKMDDTFAGGLLADGQVLPINYQFVNGEQGGHINISGISGVATKTSYALFLLHSIFQGEVLRKRQEGHNTRALIFNVKGEDLLFLDQPNARVDEKEGRVNARKGFGAQGRYARLGLPQQPFRNVQFLAPPISAGGDAILPDVKQRSSGVTAFVFSLREFCERRMLAYVFSDAASSLNLGFVIGNVEERLFRLAQEQKGSGTGLTVSDWRPEESSEIPEDLEFDTLGGITITRFEQLISYIEYKLLEENEGEGDRKWVQKQNPGTLRAFVRRMRGVQKYLSPLIRGDLGAEQAVRYRPDVLKAGIQTTVVDIHLLSGPAQMFVVGVLLREVFEHKEKIGRKDTVFVVLDELNKYAPRDSDSPIKDVLLDIAERGRSLGIILIGAQQTASEVERRIVSNAAIRVVGRLDMAEAERPEYRFLPQSFRQRAGILQPGTMLVSQPDVPNPVLVNYPFPAWATRRDEVKQADERPAAEVGAELLGL, encoded by the coding sequence ATGACCGATTTTGACCTGGCTGCCCCTGCCCTTCATCACCCTGCTCAGAATATTGGCCTGGTGATGGGCACTGAAGACGCCACGCCCACCGGCTTTTGGTTCGCCGTACTGCCCGGTGCCTCGGTGCAGATGGACGATCTGGTGGCGGTGCAGACCACCAAGCCCGACGGCAGCCCGGTGCGGTTCTTCGGCATCGTGGACCATGTGCGCACCCGGCACGAGGGCGTCAAGTTCGATTCCGACGTGCAGGACGTGATCCAGGGCATCCTGCCCGCCTCGGTCAGCTACGCGGCGCGGGTGCTGGTGACCCGGGTGGACCCCGAGGACTTTATTCCCCCGCAGCCGGGCGACCCGGTGCGGCACGCGGTGGGCGAGGAACTGGCGCTGGCCTTGAGCGCCGATAAGATGGACGACACCTTCGCCGGTGGCCTGCTGGCCGACGGACAGGTGCTGCCTATCAACTACCAGTTCGTGAACGGCGAACAGGGCGGCCACATCAACATTTCGGGGATCTCCGGGGTGGCGACCAAGACCAGTTACGCTCTCTTCTTGCTGCATTCCATCTTTCAGGGCGAGGTGCTGCGCAAGCGCCAGGAAGGCCACAATACCCGTGCCCTGATTTTTAACGTCAAGGGTGAGGACCTGCTGTTTCTGGACCAGCCCAACGCCCGCGTTGACGAGAAAGAAGGCCGGGTCAACGCCCGCAAAGGCTTTGGTGCCCAGGGCCGCTACGCCCGGCTGGGATTGCCGCAGCAGCCTTTTCGGAACGTGCAGTTTCTGGCCCCGCCCATCAGTGCCGGCGGCGACGCCATTCTGCCGGACGTGAAGCAGCGTAGCTCCGGCGTCACGGCGTTCGTGTTCTCGCTGCGCGAATTCTGCGAGCGGCGAATGCTGGCTTACGTATTCTCGGACGCGGCCAGCAGCCTGAACCTCGGTTTCGTGATCGGCAACGTGGAAGAACGCCTCTTCCGGCTGGCGCAGGAGCAAAAAGGCAGCGGCACCGGCCTGACCGTCTCCGACTGGCGGCCCGAGGAAAGCAGCGAAATCCCCGAGGATCTGGAATTCGACACCCTGGGCGGCATCACCATCACCCGCTTTGAGCAGCTGATTTCCTACATCGAATACAAGCTGCTGGAAGAGAACGAGGGCGAGGGCGACCGCAAATGGGTGCAGAAGCAGAACCCCGGCACCCTGCGGGCCTTCGTGCGGCGGATGCGCGGGGTGCAGAAGTACCTCAGCCCGCTGATCCGGGGCGACCTGGGCGCCGAGCAGGCCGTCCGCTACCGTCCCGACGTGCTGAAGGCGGGGATTCAGACCACAGTGGTGGATATTCACCTGCTCAGCGGCCCCGCGCAGATGTTCGTGGTGGGTGTGCTGCTGCGCGAGGTGTTCGAACACAAGGAGAAAATCGGCCGCAAGGACACCGTGTTCGTGGTGCTGGACGAGCTGAACAAGTACGCTCCCCGCGACAGCGACAGCCCCATCAAGGACGTGCTGCTGGACATTGCCGAACGTGGCCGCAGCCTGGGCATCATCCTGATCGGGGCTCAGCAGACCGCCTCCGAGGTGGAGCGCCGCATCGTGTCCAACGCGGCCATCCGGGTGGTGGGCCGGCTGGACATGGCCGAGGCCGAGCGGCCCGAGTACCGTTTCTTGCCGCAGAGCTTCCGGCAGCGGGCCGGTATCTTGCAGCCGGGCACCATGCTGGTCAGCCAGCCGGACGTGCCGAATCCGGTGCTGGTCAACTACCCCTTTCCGGCCTGGGCCACCCGCCGCGACGAGGTGAAACAGGCCGACGAGCGCCCGGCCGCCGAAGTGGGCGCGGAGCTGCTGGGGCTGTAA
- a CDS encoding Type 1 glutamine amidotransferase-like domain-containing protein — MARELFLLGGVAALDAFTPPWLEVCGERIAVLSHAQSERHAALYRELWPERQVEFVAPAGDGTLDLDSAAAVISGASALFVAGGETARYQELYSTGPLRDLLRTRYRAGVPYAGLSAGALLAMEHCLIPGEDSAGGADHFLPGLGLLPGTLLGVHFAERGGAAALHRHLRERHVATGWGLDDGVTLHFCDEDHPVSYGGPAFLMRL, encoded by the coding sequence ATGGCCCGAGAATTGTTTTTGCTGGGCGGCGTGGCCGCCCTGGACGCGTTTACCCCGCCCTGGCTGGAAGTCTGCGGGGAGCGGATTGCCGTGCTGTCGCATGCTCAGAGTGAGCGGCACGCGGCGCTGTACCGCGAGCTCTGGCCTGAGCGGCAGGTGGAGTTCGTGGCCCCGGCCGGGGACGGAACACTGGACCTGGACAGCGCCGCTGCGGTCATCTCCGGCGCCTCGGCGCTGTTCGTGGCCGGCGGCGAGACGGCCCGTTATCAGGAGCTGTACAGCACTGGTCCGCTGCGCGACCTGCTGCGGACCCGCTACCGCGCCGGCGTGCCCTACGCGGGCCTGTCGGCCGGGGCGCTGCTGGCGATGGAACACTGCCTGATTCCCGGCGAGGACAGCGCGGGCGGTGCCGACCATTTCCTGCCGGGCCTGGGCCTGCTGCCCGGCACGCTGCTGGGCGTTCACTTTGCCGAGCGGGGGGGTGCCGCCGCGCTGCACCGGCATCTGCGCGAGCGGCACGTTGCGACCGGCTGGGGCCTGGATGACGGGGTCACGCTGCATTTCTGCGACGAAGATCACCCGGTCAGCTATGGCGGCCCAGCTTTTCTGATGCGGCTATAA
- a CDS encoding DNA double-strand break repair nuclease NurA: MRIRLDPWPVDTQSAQLTLTPFRGDVFDVEGDWRAVAPQPLPQSLRRVLVVDGRPRMEARLLLEDDRQELSVAGFGAYAVGAVDLCPHGTRQAHFHGVESQRLLAHSGDLRLQAEELIPRNPQTGRLIYQPLRFHGSDVLGAQAAIQKAMLDAERALASALASPLPLDEEDPDMLPDTLVLQDGPVRVGEQGRAVLGYIKSLHTDYLGADRSALLREMKCGERTPILRFTVGDTGEEGSRQTGREQRFTWFVRLAEAEFYQHPLAGVMRLEMHAPEDVDFVPRAVRDIADLSGTLLCRLGSQPHKDGRAPQNLVPTAALEQEMSRRLGNAELVTRRIRAHLAAQHAHA; this comes from the coding sequence ATGCGTATTCGTCTCGACCCCTGGCCGGTGGACACCCAGAGCGCCCAGCTCACCCTGACGCCGTTCCGGGGAGATGTGTTCGATGTGGAAGGAGACTGGCGGGCGGTGGCCCCCCAGCCACTGCCCCAGAGCCTGCGCCGGGTGCTGGTGGTAGACGGCCGGCCGCGGATGGAAGCCCGGCTACTGCTGGAAGACGACCGCCAGGAGCTGAGCGTGGCAGGCTTTGGAGCCTACGCGGTGGGCGCGGTGGACCTTTGCCCGCACGGCACCCGGCAGGCCCACTTTCATGGGGTCGAGTCACAGCGGCTGCTGGCCCACAGCGGCGACCTGCGGCTGCAAGCCGAGGAACTGATTCCCCGCAACCCCCAGACCGGCCGGCTGATCTACCAGCCGCTGCGGTTTCACGGCAGCGACGTTCTGGGTGCGCAGGCCGCCATTCAAAAAGCCATGCTGGACGCCGAGCGAGCGCTGGCCTCGGCACTGGCTTCTCCCTTGCCGCTGGACGAGGAAGACCCGGACATGTTGCCCGACACCCTGGTGCTACAGGACGGCCCGGTGCGGGTGGGCGAGCAGGGCCGCGCGGTGCTGGGCTATATCAAGAGCCTCCACACCGACTACCTGGGCGCCGACCGCAGCGCCCTGCTGCGCGAGATGAAATGCGGCGAGCGCACCCCCATCCTGCGCTTCACGGTGGGCGACACCGGCGAGGAAGGCAGCCGGCAGACGGGCCGCGAGCAGCGCTTTACCTGGTTCGTGCGCCTGGCCGAAGCCGAGTTTTATCAGCATCCGCTGGCCGGGGTGATGCGGCTGGAAATGCATGCCCCTGAAGACGTGGATTTCGTGCCGCGCGCCGTGCGTGACATTGCCGACCTCTCCGGCACGCTGCTGTGCCGGCTGGGCAGTCAGCCGCACAAGGACGGCCGCGCGCCACAGAACCTGGTGCCCACCGCCGCGCTGGAACAGGAAATGAGCCGCCGCCTGGGCAACGCCGAGCTGGTGACCCGCCGCATCCGCGCCCATCTGGCTGCGCAGCACGCCCACGCCTGA
- a CDS encoding IS630 family transposase (programmed frameshift) gives MEWQPNQYSRAQLEERRLAATEWLQQGSHTHREIAAHFGVSVLTVTSWSARLRKKGSLQATVSSGRPARLTESQHDQLRTLLREGALQHGFPDETWTTKRVAELIGRHFEVWYHHDHVRKILRKLGFSPQMPDGRAAERNELRIASWREQVLPELEKKVAEGATIIYLDEVGFSLKGVRRRTWSPRGVTPLVTLRANWEKLSTIGAITSDGRFFQHTTSGAIRSGEVIRFFGHILRQVQGNIVVVLDNARIHHAKVTQAFVGSHERLSLIFLPPYAPELNPIELVWAYVKRNVLGNFCAHSIRALKKRLVTAWQRVRYIHLPRQLMDANLRRYQ, from the exons GTGGAATGGCAACCGAACCAATATTCTCGTGCCCAACTTGAGGAGCGGCGTCTGGCTGCTACCGAGTGGCTGCAGCAAGGCAGCCACACACACCGCGAAATTGCTGCTCACTTCGGCGTCTCCGTGCTCACGGTGACTTCTTGGAGTGCTCGGCTCAGAAAGAAGGGAAGCTTGCAAGCGACGGTCAGCTCTGGTCGTCCTGCTCGGCTGACTGAGTCTCAGCACGACCAGCTTCGCACCCTCCTGCGGGAGGGTGCTCTGCAGCATGGGTTTCCTGACGAAACTTGGACGACAAAACGCGTGGCAGAGCTGATCGGGCGGCACTTCGAGGTGTGGTACCACCATGATCACGTCCGTAAAATCCTACGAAAGTTGGGGTTCAGCCCACAGATGCCAGATGGGCGGGCTGCTGAGCGGAACGAACTTCGGATTGCATCCTGGCGGGAACAGGTGCTCCCGGAGTTGGAA AAAAAGGTCGCTGAGGGAGCCACAATCATCTATCTGGATGAGGTCGGATTCTCGTTGAAAGGCGTGCGAAGGCGAACGTGGTCACCCAGGGGCGTCACGCCCCTGGTCACGCTCAGAGCGAACTGGGAGAAGCTTTCGACGATTGGGGCGATCACTTCAGATGGACGATTCTTCCAGCACACAACATCCGGAGCGATCCGCAGTGGAGAAGTCATCCGATTCTTTGGGCACATCCTGCGCCAAGTTCAGGGGAACATCGTCGTGGTGCTGGACAATGCGAGAATTCATCACGCGAAAGTGACCCAGGCGTTCGTGGGTTCCCACGAACGCCTCTCTCTGATCTTTCTGCCTCCGTATGCTCCAGAGTTGAACCCGATCGAGTTGGTGTGGGCCTACGTCAAGCGCAATGTGTTGGGGAACTTTTGTGCCCACTCCATCAGAGCGCTGAAAAAGAGGCTTGTCACCGCCTGGCAGCGGGTCCGCTATATTCACCTGCCCCGTCAGCTTATGGACGCCAACTTACGCCGCTATCAATAA
- a CDS encoding cytochrome P450: MNLPYPPLNPHVPAPLGHLPEWGTAPLPLLEAGAQAARAAGLDVFSLNLGRPAVVGFSPEWNRAVLTDLPTFRSRGSFSSLVPYLNGGVIVTDAPQHVERRRDLNPGFSRAALAEMTAELRRQMPAFPYAPTNALAWADSAVRQLLNVAYFSGDFDSALLERFLAPLRRPFPAPMLPRPATLAAVRRELLRLGRARAAAPRPDLLSTLIRQPGWMEDARVSLAAAHDTTTHALAYAVWELAQAPQCHTPEQHPAVIKEVLRLYPPGWMGSRRLGRDLDWHGHLLPAGTLALYSTYLTHRDQALWDAPSEFLPERWAHKPPAWAYLPFGGGERTCLGMHLANLLLGETLASLPPLRALHGRTTPVPGLTLGPQGPLWVERA; this comes from the coding sequence GTGAACCTGCCTTACCCGCCTCTGAATCCCCATGTGCCCGCGCCGCTGGGTCACTTGCCGGAGTGGGGAACGGCCCCACTGCCGCTGCTGGAAGCCGGCGCCCAGGCCGCCCGCGCCGCCGGGCTGGACGTGTTCAGCCTGAATCTGGGCCGGCCCGCCGTGGTGGGATTCTCGCCGGAATGGAACCGCGCCGTGCTGACCGACCTGCCAACCTTCCGCAGCCGGGGCAGTTTTTCCAGTCTGGTGCCTTATCTCAACGGCGGCGTCATCGTGACCGACGCGCCGCAGCACGTTGAGCGGCGCCGGGACCTCAACCCCGGTTTCTCGCGGGCGGCGCTGGCTGAGATGACGGCAGAGCTCAGGCGGCAGATGCCAGCTTTTCCCTACGCCCCCACCAACGCCCTGGCCTGGGCTGACAGCGCCGTGCGCCAGCTGCTGAACGTGGCCTATTTCTCGGGCGACTTTGACAGCGCCCTGCTGGAGCGGTTTCTGGCTCCCCTGCGCCGGCCTTTTCCAGCGCCGATGCTGCCGCGCCCGGCCACGCTGGCAGCCGTGCGCCGTGAGCTGCTGCGGCTGGGCCGCGCCCGCGCCGCCGCCCCCCGGCCCGACCTGCTCAGCACGCTGATTCGGCAGCCGGGTTGGATGGAAGACGCCCGCGTGTCCCTGGCCGCCGCCCACGACACCACCACCCACGCCCTGGCCTACGCTGTCTGGGAGTTGGCCCAGGCCCCGCAGTGCCACACGCCGGAGCAGCACCCAGCCGTCATCAAGGAGGTGCTGCGCCTCTATCCACCCGGCTGGATGGGCAGCCGCCGACTGGGCCGCGACCTCGACTGGCACGGTCATCTGCTCCCGGCCGGTACCCTGGCGCTGTATTCCACCTATCTGACCCACCGCGACCAGGCACTCTGGGACGCGCCCAGCGAGTTTCTTCCGGAGCGCTGGGCGCACAAGCCACCGGCCTGGGCTTACCTGCCGTTTGGCGGCGGCGAGCGTACCTGCCTGGGCATGCACCTCGCCAACCTGCTGCTGGGTGAAACGCTGGCGTCGTTGCCGCCGCTCCGGGCGCTGCACGGCCGCACCACGCCCGTGCCGGGGCTGACTCTAGGTCCGCAGGGGCCGCTATGGGTGGAACGGGCCTGA
- a CDS encoding acyl-CoA carboxylase subunit beta has product MKPNSTGAEAAQPLSASWSQALQELQSSAEQMRAGGGPKAQQRQHDKHRLTARERIRQLLDEGSEFDELMTFAGYGMYGDVGGCPSGGTVTGIGQIEGRPWMIVANDVTVKAGAFFPITAKKVIRAQTIALENHLPVVYLVDSAGVYLPMQDEIFPDQDDFGRVFYLNARMSAQGIPQIAAIMGNCVAGGAYLPVMCDTLIMTEGSGLYLAGPALVKAAIGQVVDSEELGGAEMHASIAGTVDYKEPDDESALRRIHALAGLYAQGELAPFARRRTPNSEIQAPPERDLTELVGFDSTKTYDVRELIKSLADGGEFHEFKPEYGETIVCGFARVGGFPAAFVANQRTVIKKRMKAGGIPGLTTRIEVGGVIYGDSADKAARFILDANQAGVPLVFLSDVTGFMVGRDSEQEGIIRRGAKLVNAVSNSVVPKITIITGGSFGAGNYAMNGKAYGPRFIFAWPSAKYAVMSGNAAAKTLLDIQLAALGRSGHEPDDEELQRLYDEVKSKYDTELDPRHAAARLWVDEIIEPNDTRARLIRSLEACAQNPRQEELRVGVFQV; this is encoded by the coding sequence ATGAAACCGAATAGCACCGGCGCAGAGGCCGCGCAGCCTCTGTCCGCGTCCTGGTCGCAGGCCCTGCAGGAATTGCAGAGCAGCGCCGAGCAGATGCGGGCAGGGGGCGGCCCAAAAGCGCAGCAGAGACAACACGACAAGCACCGCCTCACGGCCCGCGAGCGCATCCGGCAGCTCCTGGATGAGGGCAGCGAATTCGACGAACTGATGACTTTCGCCGGCTACGGCATGTACGGGGACGTGGGCGGTTGCCCCAGCGGCGGCACGGTCACCGGCATCGGGCAGATCGAGGGACGGCCCTGGATGATCGTCGCCAACGACGTCACCGTAAAAGCCGGCGCCTTTTTCCCCATCACCGCCAAAAAGGTGATCCGGGCGCAGACCATCGCGCTGGAAAATCACCTGCCGGTGGTGTATCTGGTGGACTCGGCAGGCGTGTACCTGCCGATGCAGGACGAGATTTTCCCGGATCAGGACGATTTCGGGCGGGTCTTTTATCTGAATGCGCGGATGTCGGCGCAGGGCATTCCCCAGATTGCCGCCATCATGGGCAACTGCGTGGCGGGCGGCGCTTACCTGCCGGTGATGTGCGACACCCTGATCATGACCGAGGGCAGCGGGCTGTATCTGGCCGGCCCGGCGCTGGTCAAGGCGGCTATCGGGCAGGTCGTGGACAGCGAGGAGCTGGGCGGCGCCGAGATGCACGCTAGCATCGCCGGCACGGTGGATTACAAGGAACCGGACGACGAGAGCGCCCTGCGGCGAATCCATGCACTGGCCGGGCTGTACGCGCAGGGCGAGCTGGCCCCGTTTGCCCGGCGCCGCACGCCCAACAGCGAGATTCAGGCCCCGCCGGAGCGCGACCTCACCGAGCTGGTGGGCTTCGACAGCACCAAAACCTACGACGTGCGCGAGCTGATCAAGTCACTGGCTGACGGCGGCGAGTTCCACGAATTCAAGCCCGAATACGGCGAAACCATCGTCTGCGGGTTTGCGCGGGTGGGTGGCTTTCCGGCAGCTTTCGTGGCGAACCAGCGCACCGTGATCAAGAAGCGGATGAAGGCCGGGGGCATTCCGGGCCTGACCACCCGCATCGAGGTCGGCGGCGTCATCTACGGCGACTCGGCAGACAAGGCCGCCCGTTTCATCCTCGACGCCAATCAGGCGGGCGTGCCCCTGGTGTTCCTGAGCGACGTGACCGGCTTCATGGTTGGCCGCGACTCCGAGCAGGAAGGGATTATCCGCCGGGGCGCCAAACTGGTGAACGCCGTGTCCAACAGCGTGGTGCCCAAAATCACCATCATCACCGGCGGCAGCTTTGGCGCGGGCAACTACGCCATGAACGGCAAAGCCTACGGCCCACGCTTCATCTTCGCGTGGCCCAGCGCCAAATACGCCGTGATGAGCGGCAACGCGGCGGCCAAGACGCTGCTGGATATCCAGCTGGCGGCCCTGGGGCGCAGCGGCCACGAGCCGGACGACGAGGAGCTCCAGCGTCTCTACGACGAGGTGAAGTCAAAATACGACACCGAACTCGACCCCCGCCACGCCGCCGCCCGGCTGTGGGTGGACGAGATCATCGAGCCCAACGACACCCGCGCCCGCCTGATCCGGTCGCTGGAAGCCTGCGCCCAGAACCCCCGGCAGGAAGAACTGCGGGTGGGTGTCTTTCAGGTGTAA
- a CDS encoding acyl-CoA dehydrogenase family protein — protein MTSTLDRQTQTANPNLTPMNDEQRTIISSLRSFLKNKVEPGAAERDQTGEFPFELVRELGAMGIMGAQTPEEYGGAGLSTATFAMIIEEIGVVDGSLCLTVASHNSLCQGHILIGGNEEQKRKFLPDLASAQKLGAWGLTEPGSGSDSAGLQTNAKEQPDGSWILNGSKNFITQGSVAGTYVILARTDPPREGKGKNDGISAFVFNRDEVQGFSIGRKEDKLGLRSSDTAQLIFEDIHLPAEALLGERGNAFKDVMRVLDGGRVGIGAMGLGLGRAAFEYAARYTLGRQQFGKPLAYNQNIAFRLAEMDTKLEAARLLIRKAADLKDAGQNFTIPVARAKYYATVVGVEACDEAIQMLGGYGYIKEYPVERFWRDNRLTRIGEGTDEVQRLVISRDVLKRFED, from the coding sequence ATGACCAGCACCCTTGACCGCCAGACCCAGACCGCCAACCCCAACCTCACCCCCATGAACGACGAACAGCGCACCATCATTTCCTCGCTGCGCTCCTTCCTGAAGAACAAGGTGGAACCGGGCGCCGCCGAGCGCGACCAGACCGGCGAATTTCCCTTCGAGCTGGTCCGCGAGCTGGGTGCGATGGGCATCATGGGCGCCCAGACCCCCGAGGAATACGGCGGCGCCGGCCTCAGCACGGCCACCTTCGCCATGATCATCGAAGAAATTGGCGTGGTGGACGGTTCACTCTGCCTGACGGTGGCCAGCCACAACTCGCTGTGCCAGGGCCACATCCTGATCGGCGGCAACGAGGAACAGAAGCGCAAGTTCCTGCCTGACCTGGCCAGCGCGCAGAAGCTGGGCGCCTGGGGCCTGACCGAACCCGGCAGCGGCTCGGACAGCGCCGGCCTGCAGACCAACGCCAAGGAGCAACCGGACGGCTCGTGGATTCTGAACGGCTCCAAGAACTTCATCACCCAGGGCAGTGTGGCCGGCACCTACGTGATTCTGGCCCGCACCGACCCGCCCCGCGAGGGCAAGGGCAAGAACGACGGCATCAGCGCCTTTGTCTTTAACCGCGACGAGGTCCAAGGCTTTTCTATCGGCCGCAAGGAAGACAAACTGGGCCTGCGCTCCAGCGACACCGCGCAGCTGATTTTCGAGGATATTCACCTACCGGCCGAAGCACTGCTGGGTGAACGTGGCAATGCCTTCAAGGACGTGATGCGGGTGCTGGACGGCGGCCGCGTGGGTATCGGGGCGATGGGACTGGGCCTGGGCCGCGCTGCCTTCGAATACGCTGCCCGCTATACCCTGGGCCGGCAGCAGTTCGGCAAACCGCTGGCCTACAACCAGAACATCGCCTTCCGCCTGGCCGAGATGGACACCAAACTGGAAGCCGCCCGCTTACTTATTCGCAAGGCCGCCGACCTCAAGGACGCCGGGCAGAACTTCACCATTCCGGTGGCCCGCGCCAAGTACTACGCCACCGTGGTGGGCGTGGAAGCCTGCGACGAGGCCATTCAGATGCTGGGCGGCTACGGCTACATCAAGGAGTACCCGGTGGAACGCTTCTGGCGCGACAACCGCCTGACCCGTATCGGCGAAGGCACCGACGAAGTGCAGCGCCTGGTGATCAGCCGCGACGTGCTGAAGCGTTTCGAGGACTGA